From the genome of Parafrankia discariae, one region includes:
- a CDS encoding SDR family NAD(P)-dependent oxidoreductase, whose amino-acid sequence MVTGASSGIGREAALLLADQNCRSLLVGRNGPALDEVAAATQGHRIAVDLARPGSEVTVASRAAELLGDVDLVICSAGLGAAGPFDVMPPSAINDLVAVNILAPMMLVRAMLPAMLDRGEGRILLVGSVAGALGVRGEVVYSATKAAMLGFADALRSEVAGRGISVTLCLPGVVDTPFFHRRGAPYVRRWPRPIPAGLVAQRMIAAAGRGDAEVWVPRWLSAAARVHGAAPSLYRRLAGVFG is encoded by the coding sequence GTGGTGACCGGAGCCAGCTCCGGCATCGGCCGGGAGGCGGCGCTCCTGCTCGCCGACCAGAACTGCCGATCGCTCCTGGTCGGGCGGAACGGCCCGGCTCTGGACGAGGTGGCGGCCGCGACACAGGGCCATCGGATCGCCGTGGACCTCGCACGTCCCGGCTCCGAGGTCACGGTGGCCTCCCGCGCCGCGGAGCTGCTCGGCGACGTGGACCTGGTGATCTGCTCGGCGGGCCTGGGGGCCGCGGGGCCGTTCGACGTGATGCCCCCATCCGCCATCAACGATCTCGTCGCCGTGAACATCCTGGCCCCGATGATGCTGGTCCGGGCGATGCTGCCGGCGATGCTCGACCGGGGGGAGGGGCGAATCCTCCTGGTCGGCAGTGTCGCCGGTGCGCTCGGCGTGCGGGGTGAGGTCGTGTACTCGGCCACGAAGGCGGCGATGCTGGGCTTCGCCGACGCGCTTCGCTCCGAAGTAGCTGGACGCGGCATCAGCGTGACGTTGTGTTTACCGGGAGTGGTAGACACCCCCTTCTTCCACCGGCGTGGCGCACCGTATGTGCGCCGGTGGCCGCGTCCCATCCCGGCCGGTCTGGTGGCGCAGCGCATGATCGCTGCCGCCGGTCGGGGAGACGCCGAAGTGTGGGTGCCACGGTGGTTGTCCGCGGCCGCGCGCGTGCATGGCGCGGCTCCCTCTCTGTACCGCCGCCTGGCCGGTGTCTTCGGATGA
- a CDS encoding DUF192 domain-containing protein encodes MSASRQAAGALLAAVALASAVAACAGLTGTGSVPVPEPPGAAARNLTGAGASGAVTRTVTVRVRDLMVTAEVADSDDERRRGLMYRTWLPPDHGMIFDFGGETTSGFYMFRTLLPLSIMFVRDGRVVSVREMTPCSGDDPSACPVYYPDGAYTHAVEAPAHTFAGVATGDPVAIGSD; translated from the coding sequence ATGTCGGCCAGCCGACAGGCGGCCGGCGCGCTGCTCGCGGCGGTCGCCCTGGCGTCCGCCGTGGCGGCGTGCGCCGGGCTCACGGGTACCGGCAGTGTGCCGGTGCCCGAGCCGCCCGGCGCGGCTGCCCGGAACCTGACGGGCGCGGGAGCGTCGGGGGCGGTCACCCGGACCGTCACCGTTCGGGTTCGTGACCTGATGGTCACGGCGGAAGTCGCCGACAGTGACGACGAGCGGCGCCGTGGCCTGATGTATCGGACCTGGCTTCCGCCCGACCACGGCATGATCTTTGATTTTGGCGGTGAGACGACGTCCGGCTTCTACATGTTCCGGACGTTGCTGCCTCTTTCGATCATGTTTGTCCGGGACGGTAGGGTTGTCAGCGTGCGGGAGATGACGCCGTGTTCGGGCGACGATCCTTCGGCCTGCCCGGTCTACTACCCGGACGGGGCATACACACACGCAGTGGAGGCACCGGCACACACCTTCGCCGGAGTCGCCACCGGTGATCCGGTGGCGATCGGTTCGGACTGA